The Acidobacteriota bacterium genome includes a region encoding these proteins:
- a CDS encoding DUF4910 domain-containing protein: MEKTAAALILSMVLVQASARPVAGQSRVAQYSKTTLLPDKEVAALGAEINGSIAKDTVIELSRYHRVQASSGFSRAAEFIAGKAKEYGLDQVQIERFPADGQKTYYTLKSTPGWEAERAELWEVEPRKSKVADWDEMRVALADYSQSADVTGPLIDVGAGTSPKDYEGKEVKGRVVLAGGGVAAVHKMACDERGAAGVLSYQQNQVTGWSGDYVDNVRWGHLSPYNADNKFAFMISLRRAREFQARLARGEQITLRAIVKAEIKPGNYEVVSAVIPGSDLAGEEIVFSCHLCHQKPGANDNASGAAAILEVARALTSLIRRGELERPRRTIRFIWPPEINGTLAYFAEHPEIVKRMKAAVHCDMVGGNYAITKSVLHVTHTPASLPSCVNAVAAAFAEYAIAGALKAASGGGSEDALVSPEGSKDSLVADITPFAMGSDHDVYQEGSFRIPAIYLRDWPDVFIHTNNDTPANIDPTKMKRSAFIAAASGYFLARAGSREAARLAEEVFGRALARVPAEKEKARAVEAAATQDAADEARSIIAHSVESEAEAISSVLEFAPNDKNLQTVVEGLVDQLSGAWLLMTGKLTEQRKGNRITFTLEEKEPSKEAKPRNPKDASRPRSIGADFKRVPVRKVIGPMNVYYYDYIADRANGDLRAVERIGAMPNGEILLYEILNLVDGKRSVQAIRDYIAAAYGPIAIEDVADYLKLLEKIGVLRMQG; the protein is encoded by the coding sequence ATGGAAAAGACCGCTGCTGCCCTCATCCTATCGATGGTTCTTGTTCAAGCCAGTGCCCGGCCGGTTGCCGGGCAGTCACGCGTTGCTCAGTATTCCAAGACCACGCTTCTCCCGGACAAAGAAGTCGCCGCTCTCGGGGCTGAGATCAACGGCTCGATCGCCAAGGACACGGTGATCGAACTGTCGCGGTATCATCGCGTCCAAGCGTCTTCGGGCTTCTCGCGGGCCGCTGAGTTCATCGCAGGGAAGGCCAAGGAATACGGTCTCGATCAAGTTCAGATCGAACGATTTCCTGCCGATGGGCAGAAGACTTACTACACGCTCAAATCAACTCCCGGCTGGGAAGCCGAGCGCGCCGAGCTGTGGGAAGTCGAACCGCGCAAGTCGAAGGTCGCCGACTGGGACGAGATGCGAGTCGCACTCGCCGATTACTCGCAGAGCGCGGACGTCACCGGGCCGCTCATTGACGTTGGCGCGGGCACGTCACCGAAGGATTACGAAGGTAAAGAAGTCAAAGGCCGCGTCGTGCTCGCCGGCGGAGGAGTCGCCGCAGTTCACAAGATGGCTTGCGACGAGCGCGGCGCCGCCGGCGTGCTCAGCTATCAACAGAATCAGGTCACAGGCTGGTCGGGCGATTACGTCGATAATGTGCGCTGGGGGCACCTCTCGCCTTACAACGCCGACAACAAATTCGCGTTCATGATTTCGCTGCGTCGCGCGCGCGAGTTCCAGGCGCGTCTGGCGCGCGGCGAACAGATCACGCTTCGAGCGATCGTCAAAGCCGAGATAAAGCCGGGCAACTACGAAGTCGTCAGCGCGGTGATCCCCGGCTCCGACCTCGCTGGCGAAGAGATTGTTTTCTCCTGCCACCTCTGCCATCAGAAGCCCGGCGCTAATGACAATGCATCGGGCGCCGCGGCGATACTGGAAGTCGCTCGCGCTCTGACCTCGCTGATTCGGCGCGGCGAGCTCGAGCGGCCGCGCCGCACCATCAGGTTCATTTGGCCACCGGAGATCAACGGCACCCTGGCTTACTTCGCCGAGCACCCGGAAATAGTGAAGCGCATGAAAGCCGCGGTTCACTGCGATATGGTGGGCGGCAATTATGCGATCACAAAGTCCGTCCTGCACGTGACACACACGCCCGCGTCGCTCCCAAGCTGCGTGAACGCGGTGGCCGCCGCGTTCGCCGAGTATGCGATCGCCGGCGCCTTGAAAGCGGCTTCCGGAGGCGGCTCCGAGGATGCGCTGGTTTCGCCCGAAGGATCCAAAGACAGCCTTGTTGCCGACATCACTCCCTTCGCGATGGGCTCGGACCACGACGTCTACCAGGAGGGTTCTTTCCGAATACCGGCGATCTACTTGCGCGACTGGCCGGATGTTTTCATACACACCAACAACGACACGCCGGCTAACATCGATCCGACGAAGATGAAACGCTCGGCGTTCATCGCGGCTGCGTCAGGCTACTTCCTTGCGCGAGCGGGCTCGCGTGAAGCGGCCCGGCTCGCGGAAGAAGTCTTCGGGCGCGCGCTTGCCCGCGTTCCCGCAGAGAAAGAGAAGGCGCGCGCGGTTGAAGCGGCCGCCACTCAAGACGCCGCCGACGAAGCGCGCAGCATTATCGCTCACTCGGTCGAAAGCGAGGCCGAGGCAATTTCCTCCGTGCTCGAGTTTGCGCCCAATGACAAGAACCTCCAGACCGTGGTCGAGGGACTCGTCGATCAACTGAGCGGCGCGTGGTTGCTGATGACCGGCAAGCTCACAGAGCAGAGAAAGGGCAACCGGATCACGTTCACGCTCGAGGAGAAAGAGCCGTCGAAAGAGGCGAAGCCGCGCAATCCGAAAGACGCCTCGCGTCCGCGCTCGATTGGCGCCGACTTCAAGCGCGTGCCGGTGCGAAAAGTGATCGGCCCCATGAACGTTTACTACTACGACTATATCGCCGACCGCGCGAACGGCGACTTGCGCGCGGTCGAGCGAATTGGCGCAATGCCCAACGGGGAAATACTGCTCTACGAGATACTCAATCTGGTTGACGGCAAGCGTAGCGTACAGGCTATTCGCGATTACATCGCGGCCGCCTACGGCCCGATCGCCATCGAGGACGTGGCCGACTACCTGAAACTGCTCGAGAAAATCGGGGTGCTCCGGATGCAAGGATGA
- a CDS encoding VanZ family protein has protein sequence MDQRIDTARAAILTRLIWYWLPVAMMLGAMYYFSTDTFSDDNSLGVVEKMFLSFFPHASEYMMEVLNYVVRKSAHLTEYAILGALLFRAFRAGRPMRWRLKWAVYSFLSVASWALLDELHQTFTRTRSGSIWDFLLDSTGGLFSLAVIALYSIKHPTPRSS, from the coding sequence ATGGATCAGAGGATAGACACCGCGCGAGCCGCGATCCTTACTCGCTTGATCTGGTACTGGCTGCCGGTCGCGATGATGCTCGGGGCTATGTACTACTTTTCAACTGACACTTTTTCTGACGACAACTCGCTCGGTGTAGTTGAGAAGATGTTCCTCTCGTTCTTCCCTCATGCGAGCGAATACATGATGGAGGTGCTGAACTACGTCGTTCGCAAGTCAGCACACTTGACCGAATACGCGATACTGGGAGCGCTCCTGTTCCGGGCATTTCGCGCAGGTCGCCCAATGCGCTGGCGCTTAAAGTGGGCTGTATACTCTTTTCTCTCCGTCGCGTCGTGGGCGCTGCTCGACGAGCTTCATCAGACCTTCACGCGAACACGAAGCGGCTCGATCTGGGACTTCCTTCTTGATTCCACCGGAGGGCTGTTCTCACTGGCAGTTATCGCGCTGTATTCCATCAAGCATCCGACTCCGCGTTCATCATAA
- the atpG gene encoding ATP synthase F1 subunit gamma, whose translation MANLQDLRRRVRSVRNMQKITKAMKMVAAARLRRAQERVVAARPYASTMMRVLGRLAERAGDFHHPLLDQRGDEHIVLALVTADKGLCGGFNTNLIKAAQHFIREHPGKKVEIVTIGRKGRDFFRRRPVKILGEYINVTARAVDHEEAAAIARELMRMFTAEDSTIDKVFLIYNEFKSVMSQSVTTRQLLPVGAEALGGKPAAETHPTGEGEVLVDYIYEQPPAQIFGDLLPRYVETQLFYALLESVASEHGARMTAMDSASKNAGEVIETLTLNMNRVRQASITREIIEVVSGARALEG comes from the coding sequence ATGGCAAACCTGCAGGATCTTCGCAGACGAGTTCGCTCGGTCCGCAACATGCAGAAAATCACCAAGGCCATGAAGATGGTGGCCGCGGCCCGGTTGCGCCGCGCGCAGGAGCGCGTGGTCGCCGCGCGTCCCTACGCCAGCACGATGATGCGTGTGCTGGGAAGGCTTGCTGAACGCGCGGGCGATTTTCATCATCCGCTGCTCGATCAGCGCGGCGATGAACACATCGTGCTTGCGCTGGTGACCGCGGATAAGGGACTGTGCGGAGGCTTCAACACCAACCTGATCAAAGCTGCTCAGCATTTCATTCGCGAGCATCCCGGCAAGAAGGTAGAGATTGTCACAATCGGCCGCAAGGGCCGCGATTTCTTTCGCCGGCGCCCGGTGAAGATTTTGGGCGAGTATATAAACGTGACCGCGCGCGCGGTGGATCATGAAGAGGCCGCTGCCATCGCGCGCGAGTTGATGCGGATGTTCACGGCCGAGGACTCGACCATCGACAAGGTGTTCTTGATCTACAACGAGTTCAAGTCGGTGATGTCGCAGAGCGTAACCACAAGACAGCTTCTGCCGGTTGGCGCGGAAGCTCTGGGCGGAAAGCCGGCCGCTGAAACACATCCCACAGGTGAAGGCGAAGTCCTGGTTGATTACATCTACGAGCAGCCGCCTGCGCAGATATTCGGGGACCTGCTTCCCCGCTACGTTGAGACGCAGCTCTTCTACGCGCTGTTGGAATCGGTGGCAAGCGAACACGGCGCGCGAATGACCGCAATGGATTCGGCATCGAAAAACGCCGGCGAAGTCATTGAAACGCTCACCCTGAATATGAACCGTGTGAGGCAGGCCTCGATCACTCGCGAGATCATCGAGGTCGTGTCGGGCGCCCGCGCGCTTGAAGGCTGA
- the atpA gene encoding F0F1 ATP synthase subunit alpha: protein MEGIRADEISKIIRQQIEGFDTSLEISEVGTVIQTGDGIAEIYGLERVMAGELLELPHEVAGIALNLEEDKVGAVLFGDYENIKEGDEVRRTKRIMSVPVGEEIIGRVVDPLGRPLDGRGPIDTGGKFSALERIAPGVMDRQPVREPMLTGLKAIDSMVPIGRGQRELIIGDRQTGKTAVAIDAIINSKGKDLICIYVAIGQKESTVAQVKKTLEDYDADSYTVIVDASASSPAAMQYIAPYAGCAMGEFFRDRGQHVLCVYDDLSKHAWAYRAISLLLKRPPGREAYPGDVFYLHSRLLERAAKLSDQLGGGSLTALPIIETQAGDISAYIPTNVISITDGQIFLESDLFHQGVRPAINVGNSVSRVGGSAQTKAMKQVAGTLRLDLAQYRDLAAFAQFGSDLDKATQAQLSRGQRLTEILKQPQFTPMPVEQQVLIIWTATKGLVDDIAVADLKKFEQGLQAFVENTHGSLLEKIRDRKKLDEELENEMRAAVTEFKQRFTSEAATAAATAD, encoded by the coding sequence ATGGAAGGAATCAGAGCAGACGAAATCAGCAAGATCATACGCCAGCAAATCGAGGGCTTCGACACAAGTCTCGAGATTAGCGAAGTAGGCACGGTGATTCAGACCGGCGACGGCATCGCGGAAATATACGGGCTGGAGCGGGTGATGGCCGGCGAGCTTCTAGAGCTGCCGCACGAGGTTGCCGGCATCGCGCTCAACCTCGAAGAAGACAAAGTCGGCGCGGTGTTGTTCGGCGATTACGAGAACATCAAGGAAGGCGACGAGGTCCGACGCACTAAGCGAATCATGTCCGTGCCCGTTGGCGAAGAAATAATCGGACGAGTAGTCGATCCGTTGGGCCGGCCGCTCGACGGACGCGGGCCTATCGACACCGGCGGAAAGTTCAGCGCGCTCGAACGCATCGCGCCGGGCGTGATGGACCGCCAGCCCGTTCGCGAGCCGATGCTCACGGGTCTGAAGGCGATTGACTCGATGGTGCCGATCGGCCGCGGCCAGCGCGAGCTGATCATTGGCGACCGCCAGACGGGCAAGACCGCCGTTGCCATCGACGCGATCATCAACTCAAAGGGCAAAGACCTGATCTGCATCTACGTCGCGATCGGTCAGAAAGAATCTACCGTAGCGCAGGTGAAGAAGACCCTCGAAGACTACGACGCGGATTCGTACACCGTGATTGTCGATGCGTCGGCTTCGAGTCCCGCGGCTATGCAATACATCGCGCCTTATGCCGGGTGCGCGATGGGGGAATTCTTCCGCGACCGGGGCCAGCACGTGCTGTGCGTCTACGACGATCTCTCGAAGCACGCGTGGGCCTATCGAGCGATTTCGCTTTTGTTGAAGCGCCCGCCCGGACGCGAAGCATATCCCGGCGACGTGTTTTATCTTCACTCGCGCCTGCTCGAACGCGCGGCGAAGCTATCGGATCAACTCGGCGGTGGAAGCCTGACGGCGCTGCCGATTATCGAGACTCAAGCCGGCGACATTTCGGCCTACATCCCGACAAACGTCATCTCCATAACCGACGGCCAGATATTTCTGGAGAGCGACCTGTTCCACCAGGGCGTTCGTCCGGCAATCAACGTCGGCAACTCTGTGAGCCGAGTCGGCGGATCGGCGCAGACAAAGGCGATGAAGCAGGTCGCCGGCACACTGCGTTTGGACCTTGCGCAATATCGCGACCTCGCCGCATTCGCGCAGTTCGGATCGGACCTCGACAAGGCGACGCAGGCGCAGCTCAGTCGCGGGCAGCGGCTTACTGAAATCCTCAAGCAGCCGCAGTTTACGCCGATGCCAGTCGAGCAGCAGGTGTTGATCATCTGGACCGCGACCAAAGGCCTGGTCGACGACATCGCGGTCGCGGACCTCAAGAAGTTCGAGCAGGGACTGCAGGCCTTCGTGGAGAACACGCACGGAAGTTTGCTCGAGAAGATCCGCGATCGGAAGAAGCTTGACGAGGAACTCGAGAACGAAATGCGCGCCGCTGTGACTGAGTTCAAGCAGCGCTTCACGTCAGAAGCAGCGACCGCAGCAGCGACGGCAGACTAA
- the atpH gene encoding ATP synthase F1 subunit delta, with translation MSVIAVARRYAEALADVATARNQVEQIDNDVRVFAEMMKSSRELHDLFASPIVSQSDKLRVLDALLARMRPDRVTANLLRTMLSHHRLHHLAEVYEQFRREINKRKGLIIAEVTTAAEVGRSEQEKLGRTLQQMTGKQVEFRFKTDPSLIGGVVTRIGSVVYDGSVRTQLQEIRERLKQGDSAI, from the coding sequence ATGAGCGTGATCGCAGTCGCCCGTCGATACGCCGAAGCGCTCGCCGACGTCGCCACCGCGCGGAACCAGGTGGAGCAAATCGACAACGACGTGCGTGTGTTCGCCGAGATGATGAAGTCAAGCCGCGAGCTTCACGACCTATTCGCAAGCCCGATTGTTTCACAGTCCGACAAGCTGCGCGTGCTCGACGCGCTGCTTGCTCGCATGCGGCCCGATAGGGTGACAGCTAACCTGCTGCGCACGATGCTCAGTCATCATCGCTTGCACCATCTCGCCGAGGTGTACGAGCAGTTCCGCCGCGAAATAAACAAGCGCAAGGGCCTGATCATCGCCGAGGTGACCACCGCTGCCGAAGTCGGCCGCTCAGAGCAGGAAAAGTTGGGCAGGACACTTCAGCAGATGACCGGCAAGCAGGTCGAGTTTAGATTCAAGACTGATCCTTCGCTTATCGGCGGAGTGGTGACTCGCATTGGATCGGTCGTGTATGACGGCTCGGTGCGCACGCAGCTTCAGGAGATCAGGGAGCGTTTGAAACAAGGCGATAGTGCAATCTGA
- a CDS encoding ATP synthase F0 subunit B: protein MIVNLFIRPALFMAAEQAEATGLWTDPNLWRVINLLIFVLFLAYILRKKIRIGQVFDNRAASIVKELEQAKRDKQEAHERLAELEARLGRLDQEVAQIRAETESESARQAERIRQSADADAEKIRQTSQREIDGAMKAARTELQAFVADQSVALAEGIIRREIRPEDNTRMVNKFIDDLSEVGK, encoded by the coding sequence TTGATAGTTAATCTATTCATCCGACCGGCTCTGTTTATGGCGGCTGAGCAGGCGGAAGCGACCGGGCTGTGGACCGATCCGAACCTTTGGAGGGTGATCAACCTTTTAATATTCGTCCTCTTTCTCGCTTACATCCTCCGCAAGAAAATTCGGATCGGCCAGGTCTTCGATAACCGCGCCGCTTCAATCGTTAAGGAACTCGAACAGGCCAAGCGCGACAAGCAAGAGGCGCACGAGCGGCTCGCGGAGCTTGAAGCCCGCCTTGGACGCCTGGATCAGGAAGTCGCCCAGATACGCGCGGAGACTGAAAGCGAGAGCGCTCGCCAGGCCGAGCGGATACGTCAGAGCGCGGACGCGGACGCGGAGAAGATTCGACAGACCTCCCAGCGCGAGATCGACGGCGCGATGAAAGCCGCCCGCACCGAGTTGCAAGCCTTCGTCGCCGATCAGTCTGTCGCGCTGGCTGAAGGCATTATTCGCCGCGAGATTCGACCCGAAGACAACACCCGTATGGTGAATAAGTTTATTGACGACCTGAGCGAGGTGGGCAAATGA
- a CDS encoding ATP synthase F0 subunit B, with protein MTLAFAEGGGNIISPDGSLVFVLVLFLIFVFVLNRILFRPIGRVLDERQTLTEGAANEARAAKRSYEARLAEYEATIRQARAESYRQSEQERAVALDNRRRLIEEAKQFANEEIGRAKNEIERQVADARAGLESESLQIADRISRTVLGRTVGGGAD; from the coding sequence ATGACCCTAGCCTTCGCTGAAGGTGGCGGCAACATCATAAGCCCGGACGGCTCGCTCGTCTTCGTACTCGTCCTCTTCCTCATTTTCGTTTTTGTGCTGAACAGAATTCTGTTCAGACCCATAGGCCGAGTCCTGGACGAGAGGCAGACCTTGACCGAAGGCGCGGCCAACGAAGCGCGGGCGGCGAAGCGCAGTTATGAGGCGAGGCTCGCCGAATACGAGGCTACGATTAGACAGGCGCGCGCCGAAAGCTACAGGCAGTCGGAACAAGAGCGCGCCGTAGCGCTCGACAACCGCCGCCGTCTGATCGAAGAAGCGAAGCAGTTCGCTAACGAGGAGATCGGACGAGCCAAGAATGAGATCGAGCGCCAGGTCGCCGACGCACGCGCCGGGCTTGAGTCAGAATCTCTTCAGATCGCCGACCGGATATCGCGCACCGTGCTGGGGCGCACAGTGGGAGGTGGAGCCGATTGA
- a CDS encoding acyl-CoA dehydrogenase family protein, with protein sequence MSSMTETAPAVATTYPYFTEEHDMFRETVQQFVQTEIAPHAEEWDEAGIFPKELFKKAADLGLFGIRLDPKYGGSGLDWWYTAAYLEGFSYSNNGGVSMAMFVQSDITLPVLDELGTDEQKEEFLRPAIAGDRIAALGISEPGGGSDVAALKTRARIEGDDLVISGQKLWITNGARSDFIILAVRTGEDRYKGISMVLFPTDVKGFAVGKKLKKVGNLSSDTAELFFDNCRIPRRYVLGEEGRGFYYTMHNFQGERLASAIANVSMMERAIEYAVAYGKERMAFGKPIGEFQVWKHRFAEHLTSIEAGKWLSYRALDLINRGERAIREITMAKLFTSELSQKVTYDCMQIFGGFGYTTEYPISRFWRDARLNTIGAGASEIMKEILAKEEKL encoded by the coding sequence ATGTCGAGCATGACTGAAACCGCGCCTGCAGTGGCAACCACCTATCCCTACTTCACCGAAGAACACGATATGTTCCGTGAAACGGTGCAGCAGTTTGTGCAAACCGAGATCGCTCCGCACGCCGAAGAGTGGGACGAGGCCGGCATCTTTCCCAAAGAGCTGTTCAAGAAAGCCGCTGACCTGGGACTGTTCGGCATACGGCTAGACCCAAAGTACGGCGGCAGCGGTCTGGATTGGTGGTACACCGCCGCTTACCTCGAGGGCTTCTCCTACTCGAACAACGGCGGTGTGTCGATGGCAATGTTCGTTCAATCGGACATCACACTGCCGGTGCTCGATGAGCTTGGAACCGACGAGCAGAAAGAAGAGTTCCTGCGGCCGGCGATCGCGGGCGACCGCATAGCAGCGCTCGGCATCAGCGAGCCGGGCGGCGGATCGGATGTCGCCGCCCTAAAGACTCGCGCGCGAATCGAGGGAGACGATCTGGTGATCTCGGGGCAGAAGCTGTGGATCACAAACGGCGCTCGCTCGGACTTCATCATCCTCGCCGTGCGCACCGGAGAAGATCGATACAAAGGCATATCGATGGTGTTATTCCCCACCGACGTGAAAGGCTTCGCGGTCGGAAAGAAGTTGAAGAAAGTCGGCAATCTCTCCTCGGACACCGCGGAGTTGTTCTTCGACAACTGCCGAATCCCGAGGCGATACGTGCTTGGCGAAGAGGGCCGAGGCTTCTACTACACGATGCACAACTTTCAAGGCGAGCGCTTGGCGTCGGCTATAGCGAACGTCTCGATGATGGAGCGCGCGATCGAGTACGCGGTTGCTTACGGCAAAGAGCGAATGGCTTTCGGCAAACCGATCGGAGAGTTTCAGGTATGGAAGCACCGCTTCGCCGAGCACCTCACCTCGATCGAAGCGGGCAAGTGGCTTTCATATCGCGCGCTCGACTTGATCAACAGAGGTGAACGAGCGATTCGCGAAATCACGATGGCCAAGCTGTTCACAAGCGAGCTTTCGCAAAAAGTTACCTACGACTGCATGCAGATCTTCGGGGGATTCGGCTACACGACCGAGTATCCGATCAGCCGCTTCTGGCGAGACGCGCGGTTGAACACGATAGGAGCGGGCGCGTCGGAGATTATGAAAGAGATTCTGGCGAAAGAAGAGAAGCTTTAG
- a CDS encoding acetyl-CoA carboxylase biotin carboxylase subunit, whose translation MTERHFTKLLIANRGEIALRVMRTCRAMGISTIAVYSDADARAPHVRFADEAVHIGPAPSKDSYLSIGKIIDAARRTGAEAIHPGYGFLSENAGFAEACEAAGITFIGPTADAIRKMGLKSTARKLMSDAGVPIVRGYDGKDQSLETLSKNAEAIGLPVLIKASAGGGGKGMRVVRDARELQEAIEAAHREAEKAFGDHTLLLEKYLENARHVEVQILGDNHGHLLHLFERECSIQRRHQKVIEESPSPAVSPRLRKLICEAAVAAGRAIGYTNAGTVEFILTPSGEFYFIEVNTRLQVEHPVTELITGLDLVKLQIEIAEGRPLSLAQKDIRQTGHAIEARLYAEDPDNNFLPATGTLQEWDVPASIDGLRIDAGVDTGTEVGIHYDPLLAKMIAHASDRQTARRKLALGLRNLFAPGVFTNREFLIRVLEHPEFASGSYHTGFIDEHLDELLTPENEPDNLIAASVAALYIMKRQQAEAAILPHVPPSYRNNPFRDPSTKLQVGGGFLDVSWRPVEAATFAVSCGDWQASIQLVSFERSCIRVSIDGVQRMFRIAEAGAQFFVQSHSSSRVVTRLPRYPRTHTASEHESAYAPMPGQVLKILVEVGQQVSAGDPLVILEAMKMEQTLRAATDGVVEAVLIKQGDVVAPGDTLVKIAAVTSEKRDA comes from the coding sequence GTGACTGAGCGCCATTTCACAAAACTCCTGATAGCCAATCGCGGCGAGATCGCGCTCCGCGTGATGCGCACCTGTCGCGCGATGGGTATCTCTACCATCGCCGTCTACTCCGATGCAGATGCGCGAGCGCCTCACGTGCGATTCGCTGATGAAGCCGTGCACATTGGGCCTGCTCCCAGCAAAGACTCCTATCTCAGCATAGGAAAAATCATTGACGCTGCCCGCAGAACCGGGGCTGAAGCCATTCATCCCGGCTATGGCTTCCTGTCCGAGAACGCCGGATTCGCCGAAGCCTGCGAAGCCGCCGGCATCACGTTCATCGGTCCGACGGCTGACGCGATTCGCAAAATGGGTTTGAAGAGCACGGCGCGAAAACTGATGTCCGACGCCGGTGTGCCAATTGTTCGCGGCTATGACGGGAAAGATCAATCTCTCGAGACGCTCAGCAAGAATGCCGAAGCGATCGGTCTGCCGGTTCTGATAAAAGCCTCGGCGGGAGGCGGCGGCAAGGGCATGCGAGTCGTTCGCGACGCGCGTGAACTTCAAGAGGCGATTGAAGCCGCGCACCGCGAAGCGGAGAAAGCGTTCGGCGACCACACGCTGCTGCTCGAGAAATACCTTGAGAACGCGCGCCACGTTGAAGTGCAGATCCTTGGCGACAACCACGGCCACTTGCTTCATCTGTTCGAGCGCGAGTGTTCGATCCAGCGGCGTCACCAGAAAGTCATCGAGGAGAGCCCTTCTCCGGCGGTGAGCCCCCGGCTTCGCAAACTAATCTGTGAAGCGGCGGTCGCAGCCGGCCGGGCAATCGGCTACACCAACGCGGGGACCGTCGAGTTCATCCTTACTCCGTCAGGCGAGTTCTACTTCATCGAGGTCAACACTCGCCTTCAAGTCGAACATCCGGTGACCGAGCTGATCACTGGCCTTGACCTGGTCAAGCTTCAGATCGAGATCGCTGAAGGGAGACCTTTGTCGCTTGCGCAGAAAGACATCCGACAAACCGGTCACGCCATCGAAGCTCGCCTCTATGCTGAAGATCCGGATAACAACTTTCTTCCGGCAACCGGCACGCTTCAAGAATGGGATGTGCCGGCGTCAATTGACGGCTTGCGAATCGACGCCGGTGTGGACACGGGGACTGAAGTCGGCATTCACTACGACCCGCTGCTCGCGAAGATGATAGCCCACGCATCGGACCGCCAGACCGCGCGTCGCAAGCTGGCTCTCGGCTTGAGAAATCTTTTCGCGCCAGGTGTGTTCACCAATCGCGAGTTCTTGATTCGAGTGCTCGAGCACCCTGAGTTCGCGAGCGGAAGTTATCACACGGGCTTCATAGACGAGCATCTCGACGAGCTGCTCACGCCTGAGAATGAACCCGATAACTTGATCGCCGCGAGCGTTGCCGCTTTGTACATCATGAAGCGGCAACAAGCCGAAGCTGCGATCCTTCCGCACGTGCCGCCGAGCTATCGCAACAATCCGTTTCGCGACCCTTCAACAAAGCTCCAAGTTGGCGGCGGCTTTCTCGACGTTTCATGGCGGCCAGTCGAGGCGGCAACCTTCGCGGTCTCGTGCGGAGATTGGCAAGCCAGCATTCAACTTGTATCATTCGAACGCAGTTGCATTCGCGTATCGATTGACGGCGTTCAGCGGATGTTTCGAATAGCGGAAGCAGGTGCGCAGTTCTTTGTGCAGTCTCACTCGTCGTCACGCGTGGTCACCCGCTTGCCGAGGTATCCACGAACGCACACCGCTTCTGAGCACGAAAGCGCTTATGCTCCGATGCCAGGACAGGTGCTTAAGATCCTGGTCGAGGTCGGACAACAGGTTTCAGCGGGCGACCCGCTGGTGATCCTTGAAGCGATGAAGATGGAGCAGACGCTGCGGGCCGCGACTGACGGAGTCGTCGAAGCCGTGCTCATAAAGCAGGGAGATGTAGTAGCACCCGGCGACACACTTGTGAAGATTGCAGCAGTGACGAGTGAAAAGCGTGATGCGTGA
- a CDS encoding type II toxin-antitoxin system mRNA interferase toxin, RelE/StbE family, with amino-acid sequence MRTLFLAKTFVRAHKRAVKKNPSLRGDIEATLRLLKESPFAPQLGTHKLHGPFAGSWGCSVRYDLRVVFDFVGSEGKGEDDILLITIGTHDEVY; translated from the coding sequence ATGAGAACGCTTTTTCTGGCGAAGACTTTTGTAAGAGCACATAAGCGCGCAGTCAAAAAGAACCCCTCGTTACGCGGCGATATCGAAGCGACACTTCGGCTCCTGAAAGAAAGCCCGTTCGCTCCTCAATTGGGCACGCATAAGCTACACGGCCCGTTCGCTGGTTCCTGGGGTTGCAGCGTCCGTTACGATCTGCGGGTCGTCTTTGACTTTGTTGGGAGCGAGGGCAAGGGAGAAGACGACATTCTATTGATCACAATAGGAACGCACGACGAAGTGTATTAG